The Niabella beijingensis genomic interval TATCTGGGTGCGTCCACAGGCTGCTTATAACAATACCAGAGCCACAGTGAATACACGCGTAAATCAGAACTACTGGTCCTATGGAATCAATGGCGACATCGCTGCGAAGATCACCAAGGACTTTGAATTAAGGACGGATGTAGACGGAACCTACCGGCAGAAGACACCGGACTTCGCCAACAATGTAAATTTCACCATCTGGAACGCTTCAGCCGTTAAACGTTTTTATAAAAATGAATTTGAGCTATGGTTCCGGGTCAATGACATTCTGAATCAGAACACCGGCTTCAGCCGGTATGGTTTTACGGAAACCTACCGCACGGTTCTGAAACGATTTTATTTATTATCCTTTGTCTGGAATCTGAATAGCAATAAAGGCGCAGCTCCTGCAAAATAAAATAACAGCAACATGAAATATCCCATTACATTGCTTCTGCTGACATTCATTTATGCAACGCTCCCGGGCCATGCACAAAAATTCATTAACAGCGGAACAGTTGAATATGAAGTCCGGATCAATATCAGAAAAGGACTGGAGGCCGAAGATGATATGTGGAGCCGCGCCCTAATGGATAAGATGCCTCAGTTTTCCGTAAATTACTATTCCTATGCTTTTAAAGACAATAAGGGTATATACAAATTTGACCGTACCGGCGACCGCCAGAAAATAAGCAGCTGGATTACTGGAGTGGAAGAAGAGAATGTCTGGTACAACGACTATGCCACCAACAAGTACGCCAACCTCATTACTATCGATAATTACAATATTGTGGAAGGCGATCTGAAAAAAATAAAGTGGAAGTTAAGTCCCTCTGAATCCACAGTGATCGCGGGATTTAACTGTCGTAAAGCAAGTGCCATCCTCTTTGACAGCGTGTACATTTTTGCCTACTATACGGAAGAGATTCCCGTAACCGGAGGCCCCATGGGCGTGCACGGATTACCCGGGCTGATCCTCGGTCTTACCGTACCCCGTCTCTATACCAGCTGGATCGCCACTTCATTGAAACTGGATGTATCCGCCCCTGTTGCCCCACCATCCAAAGGCAAAAAAGTCACGGATTCTTTTGTCATAAATGCATTAAAAGAATATGGCAAAAGATGGACCGGCGGCAACAAATACGCCAACACCCTGATATGGAGAACGTTTCTTTAGCTCCTTCGCTATTGCAGCTCCAGCACCAGGTTCGACATCGGGTGTAAAGTAAGTGAATCACTAAAGACAATCGGGCTGCCATTAACCACATCCCTTCCCTGTTTAAAACGGTGGAGCACTTCCCGGAACCTCGAAGTAGCAACCGTTGCCGGCTTACCGTTCGTATTCATGGCACACATTACCGTTTGCCGGTCATCGTACCGGAAATAAACATACACCCCATCATAAGGCGCAAACTGCAACAACCTCCCATGCGTAAGGGCAGAGGAGCGCTTCCTGAAATTGGCCAGGGTTTTAATATAATCGAATACCGCCGCTTCCTTTTCCGTGCGACCGGAAGCGATAAATTTATTTTGCGGATCACCGGGCCATCCACCCGGAAAATCCAGACGTACATATCCGTCATTGGGCCAGGTGGTTCCCTTCATCAGCACCTCGCTGCCGTAATACATCTGCGGGATCCCCCTTCCCGTAAGCAGCCACGCAAAGGCCAGTTTGTACTTTGCCGTATCCTCATTTACCACGGAATAAAAGCGGGCCAGATCATGATTGTCCAGAAAGATCACCTGGCGCATGGGATCTTTATACACAAAATCCTGCGCCAGCGTCGTGTACAGCTTGTTCACCCCCTCTGTCCATCCGAAGGGCTGCGTTACCGCCGGAATGATGCCGTAAAACAGGGTTTGAAAATCGGTGGTCGCCTGGAGGTTGCTTTTAAAAGGAATGGAATAATTGTTCTCACAAAAATAGCTTTGATTGGGCACACCATGTACCCAGGTTTCTCCAAAGATGCTGATGCGCGGATATTCATCATAGAGGGCCTGGTTACAGCGGTTCATGAACTGAAGATCGTTATAGGCATAGGTATCCACCCGCCATCCGTCGATGCCAAACTCCTCCACGCTCCACAAGGCGTGCTGGATCAGGAAGGCCTGTACAAACGGATTCGACTGATCCCAGTCAGGCATAGATGGAACGAACCATCCGTCTTCCATAATTTTTTTATCAATACGGGCCGCATAGGGGTCAAACACCGCCTGGTCTTTATAATTGGTTTGTGTAAACCCCGGCCAGCGGTGAAACCAGCTGCTGTCCGGCTGATCCCGGAACAATACATGCTCCAGCCCGGTATGATTGTAAACGGCATCCTGGATCATCTTCAATCCTTTGGCATGTGCCGCATCGATCAGCCTTTTATAAGCCGCAGCGCCGCCCAGCCGCGGATCGATCCGGTAATGATCGGTAAACGCATATCCATGCTCCGTACGGTTGGGCATATCATTTTCGATCACGGGGTTCAGCCAGACCGCGGTCACGCCTAAGTTTTTTAAATAATCCAGGTGGTTTTCCACACCCTTCAGATCACCGCCATGCCGCTCAAATACGGAGTCGCGGTTCAGCGACTGGTCCCGCATTCCGCTTACGCGGTCATTGGAAGGGTCTCCGTTGCTGAACCGGTCGGGCATGATCAGGTAGATCAGGTCTGCAGAAGTGGCACCGTTCGCAAACGCCGTACCATTTCCCGCCCGGCGGTTGCTGATCGGCCAGTCTACCACCTCCTTTCCTATTGTGATCTTTGCTATCCCCGGCCGGGTATCCGGACCAATGACAAGATGCAATACCAGGTAATGCGGATTGTCAAACCGGGAGATCTTTTCCAGTTTCACACCAGGATATTGAACCGATGCCGCTTGTGTTTTCAGGTTCTGGTCTGCCGCACGTACCAGCAGCTGAACCTTGTTCCATTTCATATTGATCCACCAGTTGGCAGGATAAAGGGCGACGGAAGCGGCCCCGGCATCCAGCCGGACAAGCATCAGTAATAAAATTGCTGCTAAAAAAGGTTTACGCATAGTGCAACAGTTTTAAATGGCGGTATTTTGAGGATCGCTGATACGGGTGCGCAGCACACTTATGGCTCCCAACACCATCAATACACCTCCAATCATAAGATAATAGATCGCCTGTTTTCCCATTAAATGGCTTACAACAGGACCTCCGATAATGCCATTTACGATCTGCGGGATCACAATAAAAAAATTGAAAATGCCCATATAGACCCCCATTTTATGCTGTGGAATGGTTTCAATAAGCATCGCGTAAGGCATTGCCAGGATACTGGCCCAGGCAAAACCGATCCCCACCATACTGATCCACAGATAACCGGTATTTTTTATAAAATATAACAACAGCAACCCGATCCCGCCCGCCAGCAGCGCTACCGCATGGGTTTGTTTTTTTCCTATTTTTTTTGCCAGTGGTATCAGCAAAAATGCAAAAGGGATGGCGAACAGGTTATAGAGGCCGAACAGGTTGCCCACAAAATCACCGGCCCTGTTAAAAGCTGCAGAATGGGTGTCATCCGGGCTTAAACCAAAATGGTGGGTGGCCACTGCACTGGTAGTGAATACCCACATGGTAAATAGCGCAAACCAGCTGAAGAATTGCACTTTTCCCAGCTGCCACATGGCCGGGGGAATGGTGGTCATATCCCTGAAAATATCCCGCCAGCGGGGTGGCGTTGCAGCAGCCCTGTCCTGACCCGCAAACTTTTTAAAAGTATCCGGATCATATTCCCGGGTTGTGAAAATGGTATAAAGGATCGTTATCAATAATATCAGGGCGCCTGCATAAAAAGAATAGATGACATTTTGGGGCACATACCCTTCAGGCGCCACATTGGATACGCCCATCTTTGTAAGTAATGAGGGCAATGTAGAGCCGATAACTGCGCCAATCCCTATCAGGATGGTCTGTACACTAAAGCCCAGGGTCCCCTGTTCCTTTGGCAGCATATCGCCTACCAGCGCCCGGAAGGGTTCCATGGATACATTGACCGATGCATCCATTAATGTGAGGAACAGCACGGCAAGCAGCAAAACATTAGCACCGATAAATGTGGTGACACTGGCCGCATTCGGCAGAAACACCAGCCCCAGGGCACAGAAAACGGCACCGATCAGGAAATAAGGTTTCCGTCTTCCCAGAACGGTCCAGGTATGATCCCCCAGGTGCCCGATAATGGGCTGTACGATCAATCCGGTTAGCGGCGCTACGAGCCAGAACCAGGACAACTGGTGCACATCCGCCCCGAAATTGGCCAGTATGCGGCTGGCATTCCCGTTTTGTAAGCCAAAGGCCATCTGGATACCCAAAAAGCCCATGCTCATATTAATGATCTGCACCAGGGATAATTTCGGCTTGGAAGCGGTTGATATTACAGACATAGCAAGCGTTTAAGCAGCAAATTTAATATGTATTTAATACACATTAAAAATTATTTTCAAAAAAACTGGTCGTTCAACCAGTTTAGAGCATTTTATAGGATGGTAATGGTTGCAATTACTGGTTATGGGTTCCTGCCGCCGTTTTCCGTTCAGACAACAAATCCATTGGGAAGCACTGCTCCTTTTTTTACCACAATGATGCCGTCCTTTACGGTATACAGTTCGTGATCGGTATTTTCCAGGTGTGTTCCCCCGTTCAGCCGCACATCGTCGCCGATCCGGCAGTTCTTATCAATGATACAATTCCGCAGGTAGCACCGTTTCCCGATACCAATAGGAGGTATCCCTTTGTTCTGATCCCGGCTCAGATCTTCGATGGTCTCGTAAAAATCACTGCCCATTATATAACAGCTGGCGATCGTGGAACCATACCCGATGCGGGAGCGAATACCCACCACGCTGTGCTCAATACGGGAAGCATTGATAATGCATCCTTCGGCGATCACCGTTTTTTCGAGTGTGGTGCCGCTGATCTTGGCGGGTGGCAGCATCCGCGGACGTGTAAAGATCGCTTTGGTATTATCAAATAAATTGAATTCCGGTATGTCGGAGGTCAGCTCCAGGTTGGCTTCAAAGAACGAATAGATATTACCGATATCGGTCCAGTAGCCTTCATACTGGAAACTGGCCACTTTGTATTCGCTGATGGAGGCAGGTATGATCTCTTTTCCAAAATCAGTGGCCTCCGGATGTTTCTTCAGCAACAGGGATTCGAGCAGTTTCCGGTTGAATATATAGATCCCCATGGAAGCCAGGTAGTTCCTCCCCTTCTGCTGCATCGCAGCACCTGTATCACTTTCCCAGTCGCCCAGTATGTCTTTTGACGGCTTCTCTATAAACGAGGTGATGTAGTGGTTTTCATCCGTCTTCAGGATCCCGAATTCAGGAGCCTCCCGTTCTCCCACGGGTATGGTTGCAATGGAAATTTCCGCGCCGGTCTCTTTATGATGCTGCAGCATCTTGTTAAAGTCCATCTGATACAGCTGATCGCCGGAAAGAATCAGTACATAATCGCTGTGAAAAGGTGCCAGGTGCCGGAAACTCTGGCGTACCGCATCCGCCGTACCCTGGAACCAGGTCGGGTTATCGGGGGTTTGCTCGGCAGCAAGTATATCTACAAAAGCGGTACTGAAAGCACTGAAACGATACGTATTCTTTATATGCCTGTTCAGGGAAGCGGAGTTAAACTGGGTCAATACAAACATCCGGTGGATCTCTGAATTGATGCAGTTGGAAATCGGTATGTCTACCAGCCGGTATTTCCCCGCAATGGGTACGGCCGGCTTCGACCGGGTGCTGGTTAACGGCGCCAATCTGGATCCCGCTCCTCCTCCCAAGATCATGGCGATAATCTGATTTGAAATGGACATATATAATAGTTTAAAATTGCTTGGCGTTATAAATATAATCAGGAATCAATAAAACCCGGTATTATTATTTTATTGCTTGGGCCGAAGGGATTCGTAGAGCTGGAGGTATTGCTTTGCCGACATATCCCAGCCATGGTCAATGGTCATGATCCTGGTGCGCATGGCATCGTAAAGATCCTGTTTATTCGAATAAAGATCGATCGCGCGCCCTACGGAATACGCTATATCGCCCACGCTGGACTGCTCCATTTTAATACCAAATCCGCCCTGGTCGCCATAGTCCACCACCGTATCCTTCAGCCCGCCGATGTTCCGTACCATCGGAACCGTTCCGTAACGCAGTGCATACAACTGGTTCAGTCCGCAGGGCTCCACCCGGCTGGGCATCAGCAGGAAATCGGAGCCGGCATACAGCAGGTGGCTCAGCCCTTCATTATAGCCGATATACGCATTAAAATAACCTTTGAACCGGCGTTTCATCTGGTCCAGCTGATTCTCTATTTCAGGATCACCGGAACCCAGCACCAGGAAATTGGCCTTGCCCTGGTACTGGTAAATGGATTGACCGATCGCATCCGGCAACAGGTCGGCAGCCTTCTCTCCCACCAGTCTTCCGATAAAAGTGATCAGCGGTTTTTCAGGATCCAGTCCGAACTGCGCCGATAATTCTTTTTTATTCTTTTCCTTCCCCTGGATCACCTGTTCATCGTCGTAGTTTTTTGCAATAAACCCATCCGTCTGCGGGTTCCAGACCGCGGTATCGATACCATTAATGATACCGATGCTCTTTCCTTTTTCATATTCAAAAAGATTTTCCAGTCCGTTTGCTGAATGCTTCAGTTCATCCATATAGCTGGGACTTACCGTCGTTACTTTCCAGGCGCATTTAATGGCTGCGGCCATGGGGTTTATGGCATTGTTCCAGTCCAGCAATCCCCAGTTCCACGAATCATAGGCCGGCAGGTAGTAATGTTTGTCCCAGCTGAACTGCCCCTGGTATTCGCCGTTGTGCACCGTAAATACGGTAGGCACATTACCCAGCTGGTAACGGAAGGCATAGGCATGACGTGCCATGAACGGGATCAGCCCGGTATGATGATCATGACAGTGAATGATATCCGGACGGTGTTGCCAGCGGCCGATCCAGTCGCAAACCGCCAGCTGAAAAGCAATAAAGCGTTCTGTGTCGTCTTCATAACCATAGATGCGTTCGCGGTCCAGTTTACCGTTGATATCTACCAGGTAAAGATCAAATCCCAGCTTATTGGTTTTTTCCTTGATCACACTGTATTTGAACCATTCATTTCCCAGCGCCTGCCCGCCCTCATGTACCAGTTCCCATTCGTTCTGATATAAAAACTTTGTGCGGTACATCGGCATCACTACTTTGGCGATATGGCCCAGTTCATTCTGATACTTCGGCAACGCTCCCACAACATCTCCCAATCCTCCGGCTTTGGCCATGGGATAGCACTCTGCCGATACATGAATTATTTCCATAATACTGATTTCTTCCGTTACTAATGTAAGCAATATTTACAAATGAAAATATAAATTGAAACGGAAAGAATTAAAATTTTTATTTAGATGATAACTATTTACATTTACTTCCTGATAAAAAACAAACGATTGACATGAGTAATCAAACGACCAAGTGGTCACAATTCGGAACACTGATCATCGTGTTCTTTTTTTGGGGTTTTGTTGCTGCCAGTAATGATATATTGATCCCGGTTTTTAAAGAAAAGCTTCATTTAACACAGGTTCAGTCGCAGATGGTTTCTTTTGCCTTTTATGTGGCTTATACCGTAGGATCACTGATCTTCCTGCTGATCAGCAGTGCCATCAGAAAAGACCTCCTGCAAAAGATCGGCTACAAGAACGGCATTTCGCTGGGGCTGATCATTTCAGCATTGGGCACACTCATGTTTTATCCCGCCGCCGAGCAGGAATCCTTTACCTTATTTATTATAGGACTCTTTATTGTAGGCCTGGGGTTTTCATTACAACAGACCGCAGCCAACCCGCTGGCAATTATCATGGGAGATCCGAAGCTGGGTTCCCAGCGCCTGAGCCTGGCCGGCGGCATCAATAATTTTGGCACCACCATCGGCCCGCTTGTGGTCAGCTTCGCGATCTTCGGATCCGTTACAGCCTCCAGTGCCAGCGCCGACATCCAGAGCATCAAAGTGCCGTACCTCGTACTGGGACTGGCATTTGTAATTGTCGCCATTATCTTCAGGGTATCTTCGGTGCCCAATAAGATCGACCTGGAAGCTGCAGAACCGGAAGGTGCCGATGCATTAGAGCTGGGCAAGCCCCAGCAAAAAGAACTTCCGCAGAGCCGCCATTCGGTAATGGCCTATCCCCAGCTTGTGCTGGGTATGATCGCGATCTTCTTATATGTAGGAGTTGAGGTGAGCACGGCGGCCAATCTGCCGGAGTTTATGAAAGAGCACCTGCAAACCCCTACCGACAAGATCGCTCCTTTTGTATCGCTTTACTGGGCCAGCCTGATGATCGGCCGCTGGACCGGATCCGTGGGCGCCTTTAACCTCTCTCAGGGTGCAAAAAGCATTTTGCGCTTTCTGATGCCGTACATCGCCTTCGGGGTCTTCCTGCTTGTAAATAAAATAGCCAACCATGATGTCACACCTTTTTATGTATATGCCATCCTCATTGTCGGCCTGATCGTTTGTGATATTTTAAGCAAAGGAAACCCGGCCCGCCAGCTTCTCATATTCAGCTGTATGGGTATACTGGCCCTGCTGGTCGGAATTTTTTCCGATAAAATGATCAGCGTGTATGCCTTCATCAGCGTGGGGCTGTTTTGCTCTACCCTCTGGCCCTGTATCTTCACCCTCTCGATTGCCGGATTGGGCAGATTTACCAACAAAGGTTCCAGCCTTCTCATCCTTATGATCATGGGTGGCGGTTTTGTCAGCCTGCTACAGGGCTGGCTGGCGGCACCCGAACATTTGGGCATTCAATATTCTTACTTTGTTGGTGTGGCTTGCTTTGCTTATCTTGCCTTCTACGCAATAAAAGCAAAGGCCGCCCTGAAACAACAAGGCATCGACTACGATGTAAAAACTTCCGGCGGCGGGCACTAAGTATGTAATAAATTGAAAAATGATATGGGACTTTTAGACTTGTCTAATGATTTAGCGATTGGGATTGATATAGGAGGCACCAATACCAAATACGGCATTGTGAACCACCGTGGTGAGATCCTGGAAAAAGGTGAACTAAAAACGGATGATTATCCAACTATAGAAGGTTTTATCAATGCGTTGTACGATGCCATGAAGCCCCTCATTGAGCGGCAAAGCGGATATGGCCTTAAAGGCATCGGTTTGGGCGCCCCTAATGGTAATTATTATACAGGCACCATTGAATATGCACCTAACCTCCATTGGAAAGGGATTATCCCTATTGCCAAACTGGTAAGCGAAAAATTCGGCGTTCCCGCCACACTTACCAATGATGCCAATGCAGCCGCCATGGGAGAAATGATGTATGGCGCAGCAAGAGGAATGAAAGACTTCATCATGATCACCCTGGGAACAGGCGTGGGCAGCGGTATTGTGGCGAATGGTCTGATGCTTTACGGGCACGATGGATTTGCCGGCGAACTGGGACATATTATTGTGCGCCCCGGCGGCCGCAAGCACTGGAGCACCGGGGCAGATGGCTCCCTGGAAGCTTATTGTTCTGCTACCGGCATCACCATTACTGCAAAAAAACTGAGGGCAGAAAATATTCATTCCAAACTGAATGAAGTACCGGAGGAAAAGCTCGATTCGCTGGCCGTATTTGAAATGGCGGAGAAAGGCGATGAAACCGCTATTGAAGTGTTCCGCTATACCGGTCAGATCCTGGGAGAGGCCCTGGCGAATTTTATCATGTTTTCCTCTCCGGAAGCCATCATCCTCTTTGGCGGCGTAATCAAAGCGGGGGAATATATCATGAAACCTACCAGGGAGCATATGGAAAAGAACCTGCTACCCATCTTCCAGAATAAAGTAAAACTGGTATTCAGCGAACTCAAAGAAGCCGATGCCGCCATACTGGGCGCCAGCGCGCTTGTTTGGGAGGCCTGAATGACCTGAGATACGGGGGCGGTCCCGAAAGTACGTTTACCATGTGTTGTCATTCGATCCCGGCGGGCTCAGGACAATATATGAATAGCGGCTTTTGATACCGCCTTTTTTAATTTTTATCCATCGTATATTAAACAAACAATGGACTATAAAATTCCCGCGGCTACCCGGATCGGGCATGTACATCTAAAAGTATCCGATCTCCGGCGCTCCGTTGATTTCTATTGCGGCTTACTGGGATTTGAAATCACCACGCGCTATGGCGATCAGGCTGTGTTCATTTCTGCAGGCGGCTACCATCATCATATCGGATTGAATACCTGGTACAGCAAGGGTGCTCCGCCGGCCCCGGTAAAAGCACCCGGACTTTTTCATACCGCCATCCTTTATCCTACAAGAAAAGATCTGGCCAACATTCTTCACCGGCTGATTGAAAACAATTATCCATTGACCGGCGCCGCGGATCATGGAGTGTCTGAGGCACTGTACCTCGACGACCCGGACGGAAATGGCGTGGAACTTTACTGGGACCGGCCAAAAGAAAACTGGCCGCAGCATCCTGATGGCAGTCTTGAAATGTATACGAGGGAACTGGATCTCGACCGGTTGCTGCAGGAAAGGGAAGAACAGTAAGAGTATAAAACATTAAGGGATTAAGAAACATTAAGAACCGCCGTTTTGTGTACAGCTTAATAATTTCTGTACCGGGCCGCTCTGCAACACTTATGGTATTTTTTTTAAACCATTAAGAAGTTAAGAATAAAAAAACTTAATGCCCCTTAATCGCTTAATGTTTCCCATCGCTCCTACTACATCAGACCGCTCTGCAACACTTATGGTGTTTTTTTTAAACCAGTAAGAAGTTAAGAATAAAAAAACTTAATGCCCCTTCATTGCTTAATGGTTCCCATCGCTCCTGCCACATCAGACCGCCCTGCAACACTTATGTTTTTTTTTAACCATTAAGAAGTTAAGAATAAAAAAACTTAATGCCCCTTAATCGCTTAATGGTTCCCATCACTCCCGCCACATCAGACAGCCCTGCAACACTTATGGTATTTTTTTTAAACCAGTAAGAAGTTAAGAATAAAAAAACTTAATGCCCCTTCATTGCTTAATGGTTCCCATCGCTCCTGCCACATCAGACCGCCCTGCAACACTTATGTTTTTTTTTAAACCATTAAGAAGTTAAGAATAAAAAAACTTAATGCCCCTTAATCGCTTAATGGTTCCCATCACTCCTGCCACATCAGACCGCCCTGCAACACTTATGTTTTTTTTTAAACCAGTAAGAAGTTAAGAATAAAAAAACTTAATGCCCCTTCATTGCTTAATGGTTCCCATCGCTCCTGCCACATCAGACCGCCCTGCAACATTCACTTTTTTAAATCGTTAAGGAATTAAGAACAAAGAGCCTTGATATCCCTTAATTGTTTAATGGTTTTATCAATCAGTCCTCAAACGGAATGCTTAAAAAATAAGGGCCTCCGCTAAAAATAACAGAGGCCCGTTGTAACTACCAAACCAAACTACTATCGTCCATTAACGTCCGCCATAACGCGGAGCGTTTCTTCTTCCGTCTGTTCCTGCATTGCGCGTACTAGATTCCCATTTTCTGAAGATCGCATCCACGATCCGGTCAATCTCCTTAGCCGAGATCCTCCGGCTGTTCACTTCATCCGTAGCCCAGCCCTGCATTACCGTTTCGTCGTTATCCGCATCAACCATCGTAACGGTGATGGTGCCTTCTTTTGTAGGCACTTCATAATTATCATACCCCATAAATCGTGAAGGATAATAAACATTATAAAAACGGCGGCTGTAAGGATTGTAAAAAGTACGGAATCCGCCCCAGCTGTACCTTGGATCTGATTCAACGCGCGAACCCCGCTCCACCAGTACATCATAGCTCAATACCACATCCGGGTTACGGGATACCTGCTGCCACCCCATCCGGGATTCCAGGCGGCTCGAAATCGCCGTTTTGATCTGATTCTCCATCATTGTACTTCCACCCGTGCGTCCGCGGCGGTCCTTTTTCTCCGCCCAGGCAAACGTCCGGTATTTGTTGAAATTGGCATTGCGGGAAGTTTCCACATGCGCAGAAGGGCCACAACCAGCCAGCACAAAAACGATCACGGCAGCCACTCCTAAAAATTTTATGACTCGGTTTTTCATCGCTTTTCATTTTTCTACCAATAAGACGCAGAAAACGGAAAATGGATAACAGCGGCGGTGTAAATTATTTGTGAAAAAACAGGGCCTGCATTAAAGCGCTTAACAATCAGGAATATACACAAGCCCGGTTTAATTTTTATTTTAGAATCATCCGAAATTGATCCTGTTGATAAAAAAAAGGAATACATTTGATACTCTTCTTTTTTTTTGTTAAATTCAAACTATGAATAATACGGAAAACACAGCACCCGGCCCAACCACCGGTAACCGCAACTTTATCGGTCTGGTAATTATCGGCATTTGTATTGTACTGGCAGGCTTTATCGTTGCCGGCGCTTATAAATACAAATTCAAAACACGGCAAACCATACGGGTTACAGGCAGCGCCGAAAAAGACTTTACCAGTGACCTGGTCGCCTGGAACGGCAGTTACAGCCGGGCAGACTTCGATCTTAAGGCCGCCTATGCGCAGCTAAAACAGGACGAGACCAATATAAAAAATTATCTTACCCGAAAAGGTATTACTCCAAAACAGATGATCTTTTCTTCTGTAAAAATCGACAAGATGTTCCGCTCCGATTATAACGAAACCACAAAATCCACTACCACTACCTTTAACGGGTACAACCTTACGCAAACCGTAAAAGTGGAATCGAATGAAATTGCAAAAGTGGAGGCGCTGTCCCGTGAGATC includes:
- a CDS encoding GLPGLI family protein; its protein translation is MKYPITLLLLTFIYATLPGHAQKFINSGTVEYEVRINIRKGLEAEDDMWSRALMDKMPQFSVNYYSYAFKDNKGIYKFDRTGDRQKISSWITGVEEENVWYNDYATNKYANLITIDNYNIVEGDLKKIKWKLSPSESTVIAGFNCRKASAILFDSVYIFAYYTEEIPVTGGPMGVHGLPGLILGLTVPRLYTSWIATSLKLDVSAPVAPPSKGKKVTDSFVINALKEYGKRWTGGNKYANTLIWRTFL
- a CDS encoding glycoside hydrolase family 13 protein; the protein is MRKPFLAAILLLMLVRLDAGAASVALYPANWWINMKWNKVQLLVRAADQNLKTQAASVQYPGVKLEKISRFDNPHYLVLHLVIGPDTRPGIAKITIGKEVVDWPISNRRAGNGTAFANGATSADLIYLIMPDRFSNGDPSNDRVSGMRDQSLNRDSVFERHGGDLKGVENHLDYLKNLGVTAVWLNPVIENDMPNRTEHGYAFTDHYRIDPRLGGAAAYKRLIDAAHAKGLKMIQDAVYNHTGLEHVLFRDQPDSSWFHRWPGFTQTNYKDQAVFDPYAARIDKKIMEDGWFVPSMPDWDQSNPFVQAFLIQHALWSVEEFGIDGWRVDTYAYNDLQFMNRCNQALYDEYPRISIFGETWVHGVPNQSYFCENNYSIPFKSNLQATTDFQTLFYGIIPAVTQPFGWTEGVNKLYTTLAQDFVYKDPMRQVIFLDNHDLARFYSVVNEDTAKYKLAFAWLLTGRGIPQMYYGSEVLMKGTTWPNDGYVRLDFPGGWPGDPQNKFIASGRTEKEAAVFDYIKTLANFRKRSSALTHGRLLQFAPYDGVYVYFRYDDRQTVMCAMNTNGKPATVATSRFREVLHRFKQGRDVVNGSPIVFSDSLTLHPMSNLVLELQ
- a CDS encoding glycogen synthase is translated as MEIIHVSAECYPMAKAGGLGDVVGALPKYQNELGHIAKVVMPMYRTKFLYQNEWELVHEGGQALGNEWFKYSVIKEKTNKLGFDLYLVDINGKLDRERIYGYEDDTERFIAFQLAVCDWIGRWQHRPDIIHCHDHHTGLIPFMARHAYAFRYQLGNVPTVFTVHNGEYQGQFSWDKHYYLPAYDSWNWGLLDWNNAINPMAAAIKCAWKVTTVSPSYMDELKHSANGLENLFEYEKGKSIGIINGIDTAVWNPQTDGFIAKNYDDEQVIQGKEKNKKELSAQFGLDPEKPLITFIGRLVGEKAADLLPDAIGQSIYQYQGKANFLVLGSGDPEIENQLDQMKRRFKGYFNAYIGYNEGLSHLLYAGSDFLLMPSRVEPCGLNQLYALRYGTVPMVRNIGGLKDTVVDYGDQGGFGIKMEQSSVGDIAYSVGRAIDLYSNKQDLYDAMRTRIMTIDHGWDMSAKQYLQLYESLRPKQ
- a CDS encoding glucose-1-phosphate adenylyltransferase, with amino-acid sequence MSISNQIIAMILGGGAGSRLAPLTSTRSKPAVPIAGKYRLVDIPISNCINSEIHRMFVLTQFNSASLNRHIKNTYRFSAFSTAFVDILAAEQTPDNPTWFQGTADAVRQSFRHLAPFHSDYVLILSGDQLYQMDFNKMLQHHKETGAEISIATIPVGEREAPEFGILKTDENHYITSFIEKPSKDILGDWESDTGAAMQQKGRNYLASMGIYIFNRKLLESLLLKKHPEATDFGKEIIPASISEYKVASFQYEGYWTDIGNIYSFFEANLELTSDIPEFNLFDNTKAIFTRPRMLPPAKISGTTLEKTVIAEGCIINASRIEHSVVGIRSRIGYGSTIASCYIMGSDFYETIEDLSRDQNKGIPPIGIGKRCYLRNCIIDKNCRIGDDVRLNGGTHLENTDHELYTVKDGIIVVKKGAVLPNGFVV
- a CDS encoding MFS transporter, which translates into the protein MSVISTASKPKLSLVQIINMSMGFLGIQMAFGLQNGNASRILANFGADVHQLSWFWLVAPLTGLIVQPIIGHLGDHTWTVLGRRKPYFLIGAVFCALGLVFLPNAASVTTFIGANVLLLAVLFLTLMDASVNVSMEPFRALVGDMLPKEQGTLGFSVQTILIGIGAVIGSTLPSLLTKMGVSNVAPEGYVPQNVIYSFYAGALILLITILYTIFTTREYDPDTFKKFAGQDRAAATPPRWRDIFRDMTTIPPAMWQLGKVQFFSWFALFTMWVFTTSAVATHHFGLSPDDTHSAAFNRAGDFVGNLFGLYNLFAIPFAFLLIPLAKKIGKKQTHAVALLAGGIGLLLLYFIKNTGYLWISMVGIGFAWASILAMPYAMLIETIPQHKMGVYMGIFNFFIVIPQIVNGIIGGPVVSHLMGKQAIYYLMIGGVLMVLGAISVLRTRISDPQNTAI
- a CDS encoding MFS transporter, with the protein product MSNQTTKWSQFGTLIIVFFFWGFVAASNDILIPVFKEKLHLTQVQSQMVSFAFYVAYTVGSLIFLLISSAIRKDLLQKIGYKNGISLGLIISALGTLMFYPAAEQESFTLFIIGLFIVGLGFSLQQTAANPLAIIMGDPKLGSQRLSLAGGINNFGTTIGPLVVSFAIFGSVTASSASADIQSIKVPYLVLGLAFVIVAIIFRVSSVPNKIDLEAAEPEGADALELGKPQQKELPQSRHSVMAYPQLVLGMIAIFLYVGVEVSTAANLPEFMKEHLQTPTDKIAPFVSLYWASLMIGRWTGSVGAFNLSQGAKSILRFLMPYIAFGVFLLVNKIANHDVTPFYVYAILIVGLIVCDILSKGNPARQLLIFSCMGILALLVGIFSDKMISVYAFISVGLFCSTLWPCIFTLSIAGLGRFTNKGSSLLILMIMGGGFVSLLQGWLAAPEHLGIQYSYFVGVACFAYLAFYAIKAKAALKQQGIDYDVKTSGGGH